GCACCTACGCGCGCTGCGGCATCATCGTCAACGTGACGCCGTTGGAGCCCGAGTGGGAGGGCCACGTCACGCTGGAGTTCTCGAACACCACGCCGCTGCCCGCGAAAATCTACGCCAACGAAGGCGTCGCGCAGATGCTGTTCCTCGAATCCGACGAAGAGTGCGAGGTGTCCTATGCCGATCGCGGCGGCAAGTACCAGGGCCAGCGGGGCGTGACCCTGCCGAGTACCTGAACGCCCGTGCCGTCCCAGCCGCGCGCGAGAAAGGCGCGGGGTAAACTTTCCCTCTTCATGAACGCCGATCCACGGAGACACGCATGATCCGAGTTACCACCCTCCTGTCCCGCGCCGCCGCCGCGGTCCTGCTTGCCAGCCTGCTCGTGCTGGGCGGTTGCCATCGTGGCGTGTCCAAGAGCGACCACGTGCCGACCGAGCAAGGCCAGTTCGACGTCACCATCAAGGCCTACAAGAGCGGTCAGTTCGTCGTCGACAACGCCGTGCTTTCCGCAGCCGACACCGGTAGCCACTTCGCCTACCTGAAAGACCAGGGCAAGCTGCCCAAGACGGTGCTGCTGATCCCCAGCGACGACTCCAAGATCCGTGACATCCATCTCGGCTTCATGGCCCGCATGCAGCTGGATTACGGCTTTGCCGTGTACTACGACAAGAAGGGCGAGCTCACCCGCCTGAACGCCGTGGAAGAGAAGGCCCGCCAGCTCGAGGACACCCCGCAGAAGGCTAACCTGCCGGATCGCATGCAGGGCAAGGACGCCGCCAGCGGCGCCTACAACCCGCAGACCCAGCCGTAATCGCCGAAGGCGGCGGCTCGTCGCTAGTTCTTAGCGAGCTTGTAACGCAGAAGACGGGGCAGGTGCCATTGGCACCTGCCCCGTTGTCGTTTCGGCGATACGCCAGGTAGGTCATCGGCCGGCCACTGAGCTGGGCTGGGAACAGCCTCGGTGCCAGCGGCAGGCTTGATGCTGGCTACAATCCCAGCGCTTCACTCAGTGCGTCGATCCACCGCTCGGCCTCGCCGGGCGGATACGCTTCAGCCTGGCCAAGACCCCACACCGGCCCCGGCCACGCCGCATCGCCGGCGTTGCGCGCCACCACATGCACGTGCAATTGCCGGACGATATTGCCCAGCGCACCGATATTGAGCTTTTCGCACGGCGCCACGGCGCGCAGGGCGGCGCCGGCCAGGCTGACTTCCTGCCAGAGCCGGGCCTGGTCGTCCGCATCCAGGTCCGATACCTCGATCCTGCCCGCCTTGCGCGGCACCAGCACTAGCCAGGGGTACCGCGC
This DNA window, taken from Luteibacter sp. 9135, encodes the following:
- a CDS encoding HIT domain-containing protein yields the protein MSDGFILDARLAGDTLVVGDLPLTRVLLMRDARYPWLVLVPRKAGRIEVSDLDADDQARLWQEVSLAGAALRAVAPCEKLNIGALGNIVRQLHVHVVARNAGDAAWPGPVWGLGQAEAYPPGEAERWIDALSEALGL